In Helicobacter mastomyrinus, a single genomic region encodes these proteins:
- the pssA gene encoding CDP-diacylglycerol--serine O-phosphatidyltransferase, translating into MKFNPLFILPNLFTAGSIFLGILSVVYASKANFEMACWLILLSMILDGLDGRVARLTNTASKFGVEFDSLADVVAFGVAPAFLLYFYIGIDYGRLGTSIPALFVIFGAVRLARFNITSISEPNFFIGLPIPSAAVIVMLWILVDLKYDFIKTYHYEYLMLGGSFIVSILMVSNIRYPSFKKIQWNFKSFIAVILLLGIIYISPQETLCVLMSSYVIYGIVRRIIIVMKMRFHTKSNQRSNGA; encoded by the coding sequence ATGAAGTTTAACCCACTTTTTATTCTGCCTAATCTCTTTACTGCTGGAAGTATTTTTTTAGGCATATTAAGCGTTGTCTATGCATCAAAAGCAAATTTTGAGATGGCTTGCTGGCTGATTTTACTCTCAATGATCTTAGATGGGCTTGATGGAAGAGTAGCACGACTTACTAATACTGCGAGTAAATTTGGTGTAGAGTTTGACTCTCTTGCTGATGTGGTAGCATTTGGTGTAGCCCCAGCTTTTTTACTCTATTTTTATATAGGTATAGACTATGGACGTTTAGGCACGAGCATTCCTGCATTATTTGTTATATTTGGAGCTGTGCGTTTAGCACGTTTTAATATCACTTCAATCTCTGAACCAAACTTTTTTATCGGTTTGCCTATTCCTTCGGCAGCTGTGATTGTGATGTTATGGATACTTGTTGATTTAAAATATGATTTCATTAAAACATACCATTATGAATATTTAATGCTAGGGGGAAGCTTTATTGTAAGTATTCTTATGGTGAGCAATATCCGTTATCCAAGTTTTAAAAAAATACAATGGAATTTTAAGTCATTTATTGCTGTTATTTTGCTGCTTGGCATTATCTATATTAGCCCGCAAGAAACTTTATGTGTGTTGATGAGTAGCTATGTCATCTATGGTATTGTGCGGCGGATTATTATTGTAATGAAAATGCGCTTTCATACAAAGTCTAACCAAAGAAGCAACGGTGCATAA
- a CDS encoding chemotaxis response regulator CheY, protein MKLLVVDDSSTMRRIIKNTLQRLGYEDILEAEHGVEAWQIMDSTEGIQVLITDWNMPEMNGLDLVKKVRSDERYTSIPIIMVTTEGGKAEVITALKAGVNNYIVKPFTPQVLKEKLEVVLGVNED, encoded by the coding sequence TTGAAACTGCTGGTTGTTGATGATAGCTCTACAATGAGAAGGATTATAAAAAATACCCTACAACGTTTAGGATATGAAGATATTTTAGAAGCTGAACACGGCGTAGAGGCGTGGCAGATTATGGATAGCACTGAAGGCATTCAAGTGCTTATTACCGACTGGAATATGCCTGAAATGAATGGTTTAGATTTAGTAAAAAAAGTTCGTTCCGATGAGCGATACACATCTATCCCCATCATTATGGTTACCACTGAAGGAGGCAAGGCGGAGGTGATTACCGCGCTTAAAGCAGGAGTGAATAACTATATCGTTAAGCCATTTACGCCTCAAGTATTGAAAGAAAAATTAGAAGTTGTGCTAGGTGTCAATGAGGACTAG
- a CDS encoding chemotaxis protein — MSKTSMAKIDQVTSLHKNNELQLLCFRLEKGKDLYAVNVFKIREVIKYNGALTVVTHENNSLVEGLITIRELTIPLIDMRKWFFYDTHNKGKDLRNCGVKREPGEEDIIMICEFSRWTIGVRIYEADRILNKKWTEIEQGVGVGGGGHNGKLVSRTRYFDGRLVQVVDIEKMLLDVFPWIEKDKEEGIAKISQVETTKSILLADDSPTVLRTMQLILNKLGVVHHDFINGKHLLDYLFAPTTDLSSIGMIITDLEMPEASGFEVIKQVKANPATAHLPIVVNSSMSGSSNEDMARSLNADEFISKSNPVEIEAAVRRFALK; from the coding sequence ATGTCCAAAACGAGTATGGCAAAAATTGACCAAGTAACAAGTCTTCACAAAAATAATGAGTTACAACTCCTTTGCTTTCGTTTAGAAAAAGGCAAAGATTTATATGCTGTGAATGTATTTAAGATTCGTGAAGTGATTAAATATAATGGTGCATTGACCGTTGTTACACACGAGAATAATAGTCTCGTAGAAGGGCTTATCACCATTCGTGAATTAACTATTCCACTTATTGATATGCGTAAATGGTTTTTCTATGATACTCACAATAAGGGCAAAGATTTGCGTAATTGTGGAGTGAAAAGAGAACCCGGAGAAGAAGACATTATTATGATCTGTGAATTTTCACGTTGGACTATTGGTGTAAGAATCTATGAAGCAGATAGAATCCTTAATAAAAAATGGACAGAGATAGAGCAAGGTGTGGGTGTAGGCGGTGGCGGACATAATGGCAAGCTTGTAAGCCGCACACGATATTTTGATGGACGTCTCGTGCAAGTAGTGGATATTGAAAAAATGCTACTTGATGTATTTCCATGGATTGAGAAAGACAAAGAAGAGGGCATTGCTAAAATCTCTCAAGTAGAAACAACTAAGAGTATTTTGCTCGCAGATGATAGCCCCACCGTGCTACGCACTATGCAGCTTATCCTTAATAAACTTGGAGTAGTCCATCACGACTTTATCAATGGCAAACATTTGCTTGATTATCTATTTGCCCCTACCACAGATTTAAGCTCAATAGGTATGATTATCACAGACCTTGAAATGCCTGAAGCAAGTGGTTTTGAAGTTATCAAACAAGTTAAAGCTAATCCTGCTACAGCGCATTTGCCCATTGTAGTAAATTCCTCTATGAGTGGAAGTAGCAATGAGGATATGGCGCGCTCACTCAATGCTGATGAGTTTATCTCTAAGTCCAATCCTGTGGAGATTGAAGCCGCAGTGAGACGATTTGCCCTCAAGTAA
- a CDS encoding rhodanese-like domain-containing protein — MKLQGKNNLSLATPLYAKDLDESFCIIDMRYEEDYKLCHIKDSYHLNNPYDIYFFIKNNPDKKCVLVCYSGHTASILGTELIGEGLENVYFYDDEFSTLTNTKLQLIAK; from the coding sequence ATGAAACTGCAAGGAAAAAACAATCTTAGTCTTGCCACACCCCTTTATGCAAAAGATTTAGATGAAAGTTTTTGTATTATTGATATGCGCTATGAGGAAGATTACAAATTGTGTCATATCAAAGATTCTTACCATCTCAATAACCCCTATGATATTTATTTTTTTATAAAAAACAATCCAGATAAAAAATGTGTGCTTGTATGCTATTCAGGGCATACTGCAAGTATCTTAGGTACAGAGCTTATAGGGGAAGGCTTAGAGAATGTATATTTCTATGATGATGAGTTTAGCACACTTACAAATACAAAACTTCAACTCATCGCCAAATAA
- the nspC gene encoding carboxynorspermidine decarboxylase, whose product MRLASTLFHISTPAYILEEEKLNANLALLDSIQKHSGAKILLALKGYAFWRVFDRLKNTLSGSTASGLYEAQLGYEQIGGREQGKDICVFSPAYKHKEMEQILQYATHIIFNSFAQWQSFKPLIDTKNQLLQAQNLPPIEVGLRVNPLYSEVEPPIYNPCIKGSRLGITPQAFERGVAEHGLEGISGLHFHTHCEQDSSALKRTLPHFERHFQRYIEGKKWINFGGGHHITREDYNCDLLISLIKDFKAKYHTEVFLEPGEAVGWNVGFLLGEVIDIVQNEMSIAILDVSAAAHMPDCLEMPYRPNVTKLSHQNGFEADKGVEVGAYRYRFGGPTCLAGDVIGDYSFDTSLCVGDRVIFEDMLHYTIVKNNTFNGVPLPSLGVINPQGAYTLLKSFDYMDYKQRN is encoded by the coding sequence ATGCGTCTTGCCTCGACACTTTTTCATATTTCTACCCCGGCATACATCCTTGAAGAAGAAAAGCTTAATGCAAACCTTGCCTTATTAGATTCTATCCAAAAGCATAGCGGTGCAAAGATACTCCTCGCACTCAAAGGCTACGCGTTTTGGCGTGTGTTTGATAGGCTTAAAAATACATTAAGCGGTAGCACTGCGAGTGGGCTATACGAGGCGCAATTAGGCTATGAGCAAATAGGAGGGAGAGAGCAAGGTAAAGATATATGCGTGTTTTCCCCTGCCTATAAGCATAAAGAAATGGAACAGATTCTGCAATATGCCACACATATTATTTTCAACTCCTTTGCGCAATGGCAGAGCTTTAAACCCCTTATTGATACAAAAAATCAACTCCTTCAAGCACAAAATCTCCCTCCTATTGAAGTGGGTTTGCGTGTAAATCCTCTGTATAGCGAGGTAGAGCCACCTATTTATAATCCCTGCATTAAAGGCTCACGTCTAGGTATCACACCTCAAGCATTTGAGCGGGGTGTGGCAGAGCATGGATTAGAAGGTATTAGTGGGCTACATTTTCATACACATTGTGAGCAAGATAGCAGTGCATTAAAGCGGACATTGCCACATTTTGAAAGGCATTTTCAACGCTATATAGAGGGTAAAAAATGGATTAATTTTGGCGGGGGACATCATATCACACGCGAAGACTATAATTGTGATTTGCTTATATCGCTTATCAAGGATTTTAAGGCAAAATATCATACAGAAGTGTTTTTAGAACCCGGCGAAGCGGTGGGTTGGAATGTAGGATTCTTACTAGGTGAAGTCATAGACATCGTGCAAAATGAAATGTCTATTGCCATACTTGATGTGAGCGCCGCAGCACATATGCCTGATTGCCTTGAAATGCCTTATCGCCCCAATGTAACAAAGCTATCTCATCAAAATGGCTTTGAAGCCGATAAAGGCGTGGAGGTAGGAGCATATCGCTATCGTTTTGGGGGTCCTACTTGCCTTGCAGGTGATGTGATAGGGGATTATAGCTTTGATACGTCCTTATGTGTAGGCGATAGAGTGATTTTTGAAGATATGCTCCATTATACTATTGTGAAAAACAATACCTTTAATGGAGTGCCTTTACCCTCGCTTGGCGTGATTAATCCACAAGGCGCATACACGCTTCTTAAAAGCTTTGATTATATGGACTACAAGCAGAGAAATTAA
- a CDS encoding phosphatidylserine decarboxylase, with amino-acid sequence MTTTQIIAKQGWIGALVLLGAFLLTLWFDWNLCAFVLFVLLVLWLIMFRNPERIPNINESNAFTSPVDGIIRDIQSIEGEINILIETRFIDVGVIRAPYDVVKGECQEKRGLSLTCCAKDKTNLLNASMSFQSLEDRKFTLDFYPIFFSSHHIFASSDLNVGERIGFMKAGMTRINIPQQKGLNAAEVELKVSIGDRVKALQSVIGYFYEV; translated from the coding sequence ATGACAACCACACAAATCATTGCAAAACAAGGCTGGATAGGTGCATTAGTATTGCTTGGAGCGTTTTTGCTTACACTATGGTTTGATTGGAATCTATGTGCTTTTGTGTTATTTGTCCTCCTTGTGCTGTGGCTTATTATGTTTCGCAATCCAGAGAGAATCCCAAATATTAACGAAAGCAATGCTTTTACCTCCCCCGTCGATGGGATTATAAGAGATATTCAATCCATTGAAGGAGAAATAAACATTCTTATTGAAACTCGCTTCATTGATGTGGGTGTAATACGCGCTCCATACGATGTAGTCAAAGGAGAATGTCAGGAAAAAAGGGGATTAAGCCTTACGTGCTGCGCTAAAGATAAAACAAATCTGCTCAATGCCTCTATGTCGTTTCAAAGCTTGGAGGACAGAAAATTCACTCTAGATTTTTATCCTATTTTTTTCTCATCACATCATATTTTTGCTTCTAGCGATTTAAATGTAGGTGAGCGCATAGGCTTTATGAAAGCTGGTATGACACGCATTAACATTCCTCAACAAAAAGGGCTAAATGCCGCAGAAGTAGAACTTAAGGTAAGCATAGGTGATAGAGTAAAGGCATTACAAAGCGTTATAGGGTATTTTTATGAAGTTTAA
- the ftsH gene encoding ATP-dependent zinc metalloprotease FtsH: MENPNDKKPPFKQNPFLTFAIFVILALLLFKLFSPSGGDSLTDRFLGGSVTKEITYNELKELISRGEIASVSIGQTYIKAYSASSSPRILYTTKKVADLGLVPLLDEKKIEYSGFSEGSFLGDLVNMLLPIFIIIALWMFLTARMQKSMGGGIFGMGNAKKLVNAEKPNVRFDDMAGNAEAKEEVVEIVDFLKYPERYAAVGAKIPRGVLLVGPPGTGKTLLAKAVAGEANVPFFSMSGSSFIEMFVGLGASRVRDLFEMAKKDAPSIIFIDEIDAIGKSRAAGSMVGGNDEREQTLNQLLAEMDGFGSESAPVIVLAATNRPEILDPALLRPGRFDRQVLVDKPDFEGRLEILKVHIKNVALARDVDLHEIAKFTAGLAGADLANIINEAALLAGRENKKEVSQKHLKEAVERGIAGLEKKSRRISPKEKKIVAYHESGHAVVSEMTKGADRVNKVSIIPRGMAALGYTLHTPEENRYLMQKHELIAEVDVLLGGRAAEDVFLGEISTGASNDLERATGILKSMISYYGMTDVSGLMVLEKQRNTFLGGGGAQREFSEQLAQEIDTHIKNTLDERYNHVKKLLSDYKEAIENMVTELFDKEVIDGARVREIIQEYEAEHNLPTRLIPIEEEA; this comes from the coding sequence ATGGAAAATCCTAATGATAAAAAACCGCCATTTAAGCAGAATCCTTTTCTTACATTTGCTATTTTTGTAATTCTAGCTTTGCTTTTGTTTAAGCTATTTTCCCCTAGTGGAGGAGATTCACTCACGGATAGATTTTTGGGAGGGAGCGTTACAAAAGAGATTACATATAATGAATTAAAAGAGCTTATCTCAAGGGGTGAAATTGCCTCTGTAAGTATTGGACAGACATATATTAAGGCATATTCGGCTAGTAGCTCTCCGCGGATTCTCTACACGACAAAAAAAGTAGCTGACTTGGGGCTTGTACCTTTGCTTGATGAAAAGAAAATCGAGTATAGTGGCTTTAGTGAGGGAAGCTTCTTGGGCGATTTAGTAAATATGCTCCTACCTATTTTCATTATCATTGCGTTGTGGATGTTCCTTACTGCACGTATGCAAAAGAGTATGGGTGGGGGAATCTTTGGTATGGGAAATGCAAAAAAGCTCGTCAATGCTGAAAAGCCCAATGTCCGCTTTGATGATATGGCAGGTAATGCGGAAGCAAAAGAAGAGGTTGTAGAGATTGTAGATTTCTTAAAATACCCTGAACGCTATGCGGCTGTGGGAGCAAAGATTCCACGAGGGGTGCTTTTAGTAGGACCTCCTGGAACGGGTAAAACACTCCTTGCTAAAGCCGTAGCAGGAGAGGCTAATGTGCCATTTTTCTCTATGAGTGGGAGTAGCTTTATTGAAATGTTTGTGGGCTTAGGCGCTAGTCGCGTGAGAGATTTGTTTGAAATGGCGAAAAAGGATGCACCAAGCATTATTTTTATTGACGAAATCGATGCGATTGGGAAAAGCCGTGCAGCAGGAAGTATGGTAGGTGGCAATGATGAGAGAGAGCAAACACTCAATCAACTTTTGGCAGAAATGGACGGATTTGGTTCTGAATCTGCTCCGGTTATTGTATTAGCCGCTACAAACCGCCCAGAGATTCTAGACCCTGCATTGTTACGCCCGGGGAGATTTGATAGGCAAGTGCTTGTGGATAAGCCTGATTTTGAAGGGCGTTTGGAGATTCTCAAGGTGCATATTAAAAATGTAGCTTTGGCTCGTGATGTAGATTTACACGAGATTGCTAAATTCACAGCTGGGCTTGCCGGAGCAGATTTAGCAAATATTATCAATGAGGCAGCACTTTTAGCAGGGAGAGAAAATAAAAAAGAAGTAAGCCAGAAACATCTTAAAGAAGCAGTCGAGCGGGGTATTGCAGGATTAGAGAAAAAGTCTCGTCGCATTTCTCCCAAAGAGAAAAAGATTGTTGCTTACCACGAGAGCGGGCACGCTGTGGTTTCAGAGATGACAAAAGGTGCAGATAGAGTAAATAAAGTATCTATTATCCCGCGTGGTATGGCAGCACTTGGATACACATTGCACACGCCTGAAGAAAATCGCTACCTTATGCAAAAACACGAGCTAATAGCAGAGGTCGATGTGCTTTTAGGCGGACGTGCAGCTGAGGATGTCTTCTTGGGAGAGATTTCCACAGGAGCGAGCAATGACTTAGAGCGAGCTACAGGCATTCTAAAATCTATGATTAGCTATTATGGTATGACTGATGTAAGTGGGCTTATGGTGCTTGAAAAGCAACGCAATACTTTCCTTGGTGGTGGTGGAGCGCAGAGAGAATTTAGTGAGCAACTCGCACAAGAAATTGATACCCATATCAAAAATACGCTTGATGAACGTTATAATCACGTAAAGAAACTTTTAAGCGATTATAAAGAAGCGATTGAAAATATGGTAACCGAACTTTTTGACAAAGAAGTAATTGATGGTGCGCGTGTGCGAGAGATTATACAGGAATATGAGGCAGAGCATAATTTACCAACTCGCCTTATCCCTATTGAGGAAGAAGCTTAA
- a CDS encoding 50S ribosomal protein L11 methyltransferase, producing MQGLDKQTYWEIIIHPNGFVEQFADFILQKTSYAIEYLDITPSNPFAIIYNDDSWKSIGFDIQKAKQSTQPTQIISRIGRDDIDLPTFIESLRDFALWLTDIHNERIGFYYHIEEKQNCDWIAAYKDSITPVQCGRFYIRPLWRESSHKQGKNDKEIIISPALAFGSGHHASTAMCLELLGEIDLQNKTLLDVGCGSGILSIGACKLGAEVYACDTDECAIEESRKNATLNQVNFKKIWQGSIAQSPLDTPMQYDVIMANIVPFVLNLLHDDLKAKCRKNGLLILSGILDEYKFDIIKSFNDFNVLETRCKDEWVALKLTL from the coding sequence ATGCAAGGGCTGGATAAACAAACATATTGGGAGATTATTATCCACCCAAATGGCTTTGTAGAGCAATTTGCCGATTTTATACTTCAAAAAACTTCTTATGCTATTGAATACCTTGATATAACCCCATCAAATCCTTTTGCGATTATTTATAATGATGATTCTTGGAAAAGCATAGGTTTTGATATACAAAAAGCTAAACAAAGCACGCAACCCACACAAATTATTAGTCGCATAGGTAGAGATGATATTGATTTGCCCACATTTATAGAATCTCTACGGGATTTTGCCCTTTGGCTTACAGATATACATAATGAACGGATAGGATTTTACTATCATATTGAGGAGAAGCAAAACTGCGATTGGATAGCAGCCTATAAAGATTCGATTACGCCTGTGCAATGCGGGAGATTCTATATCCGCCCTTTATGGAGAGAATCTTCCCACAAGCAAGGCAAAAATGATAAAGAAATCATCATTAGTCCTGCCCTTGCCTTTGGCTCTGGACATCACGCAAGCACTGCTATGTGCCTTGAATTGCTAGGCGAAATAGATTTACAAAATAAAACATTGCTTGATGTGGGCTGTGGAAGTGGTATTTTAAGCATTGGTGCTTGTAAGCTTGGTGCAGAAGTCTATGCCTGCGATACTGATGAATGCGCTATTGAGGAAAGTCGTAAAAACGCTACATTAAATCAAGTCAATTTTAAGAAAATTTGGCAAGGTAGCATTGCTCAATCACCCTTAGATACGCCTATGCAATATGATGTCATAATGGCAAATATCGTCCCCTTTGTTCTCAATCTTTTACACGATGATTTGAAGGCAAAATGTAGAAAAAATGGGCTTTTGATACTTTCAGGGATACTTGATGAATATAAATTTGATATAATAAAATCTTTTAATGATTTTAATGTGCTAGAAACTCGCTGTAAAGATGAGTGGGTAGCCTTGAAATTAACTTTATGA
- the plsY gene encoding glycerol-3-phosphate 1-O-acyltransferase PlsY, with product MSVLSSLLYILSNINVIFYLLAFFIGGIPFGWLLLKIFYKTDIRQSGSGSIGATNVYRALKERDEKKAKIFSILTIVLDATKGLIVVAIAKMLGLSYETQWTIALLAILGHCYSPFLGFKGGKGVATAIGSVLLLIPLEGICGLIIWGVVGKVFKISSISSLVGVLSGIILTFVLPYVLPLPDSISITAQIHTHTPVVLIGLLILYTHIPNIRRLFSGQESKVL from the coding sequence ATGAGTGTTTTGTCTAGTTTGCTGTATATCCTTTCAAATATCAATGTGATATTTTATCTCCTTGCTTTTTTTATTGGAGGGATTCCATTTGGTTGGCTTTTGCTTAAAATATTTTACAAAACCGACATTCGTCAGTCTGGTTCGGGCAGTATAGGGGCGACTAATGTCTATCGAGCCCTAAAAGAAAGAGATGAAAAAAAAGCTAAGATTTTTTCCATTCTTACTATTGTGCTTGATGCGACAAAGGGTTTAATTGTGGTGGCTATTGCTAAAATGCTGGGTTTGAGCTATGAAACGCAATGGACTATCGCGCTTTTAGCCATTTTAGGGCATTGCTATAGCCCATTTTTAGGATTCAAGGGTGGCAAGGGCGTGGCTACAGCAATTGGTTCTGTTTTACTCCTTATTCCTCTTGAAGGTATATGTGGTCTCATTATTTGGGGGGTTGTAGGCAAGGTCTTTAAAATCTCTTCTATTTCATCGCTTGTAGGTGTTTTAAGCGGTATTATACTTACCTTTGTGCTACCTTATGTTCTGCCTTTGCCAGATAGTATTTCTATTACCGCGCAGATTCACACGCATACGCCTGTAGTGCTTATAGGATTACTTATCCTCTATACGCATATTCCTAATATCAGGCGACTTTTTAGTGGGCAGGAAAGCAAAGTATTGTGA